The window TGAAACCAAGTCTGAGAAGAATGGCCTCGAGGTAGTGCCACTCCACACGATCGTACGCTTTCATCATGTCCATCTTTAATGCACATGCAGTATTCCTTCCTTTCTTCCTTCTTCGCAAAGTATGAACACTCTCAAAAGAAACCAAAACGTTGTCAGTGATCAAGCGACCGGGAACAAAGGCACTATGCTCCTCGCTGATAATATCGTCCATGTAGCATCTTAAGCGATTGGCAATTGCCTTGGCCGCAATCTTATACAACACTGGGCATAATGCAATAGGATGAAATTGTGATATCATCTGGGGGTGTCGTACCTTAGGTATAAGCGTGATAGACGTGTCATTTAGACCCAAGGGAAGATCCCCACCATTCAGAAAACCAAGCACTGCAGCTGTCACGTCACCCTTCAGAAGCTGCCAATGCCTTTGAAAAAATCCCGTTGTGTAGCCATCAACTCCGGGTGCCTTAGATGGAGCCATTTGGAATAACGCGTCATGCACCTCCTTTGCTTCAAATGGCCGGTCCAACAGCCGATTCATCTCTGGTGTCACCTTAACAGGGACATGCTCTAACAGCTCGCTCATATCAAAAACCCCTTGTGAAGTATATAGGTTTTGGTAGAATGACTGTATTTCCATTTTGTCTTCCTCGGCGTCAACACACACCGATCCGTCAGCTCTTCTAAGTCCACATATTCTGTTCATACGCTGACATTTTTTGGCCTGTGCTTGGAAATACCCTATATTGCGGTCTCCCTCTCGCAGCCAACTCACTCTGGACCTCTGCCTTAGCCAGATTTCCTCTTGTTTGAGCGCCTCTTATAGCTTCGCAGCGGTCCTTTTCTCCTCATCAGATGGGCCACGTCCAATGGACTGCTCCCGAATCCTTTCCAACTTTTTCTGTAGCTGTCTCACGTTGCGTGTGAGACAACCAAACTCCTGTGCCCCCCATGGTTCTAGCGTACGTTGGAGTGCCCCAAGCGAATCCGCGATGCCCTGCACACCCGGGGGGCGAGTTTGTTTCAACCAAGTTTCTGTGACAAGATTCTCATAATCCATATGAGTCTGCCAGACATTCTCGTATCTAAACTATTTCTGTCGACGTGCACCATGGTCATGCGGCTTGTCTCGGATTTTAGCAACAACGAAATAGTGGTCAGATTCGACCGCACTAATGTGACGCACTCGAATGGATTCATAACACTGTCGGAAGGCCTCATTTGCAAAAGCCCGGTCCAGCCTTGCCTTCATGTTATCATCTCCAGCTTGTCTATTATCGCAAGTGTAGGGTAGTCCAGACCAACCCAAATCTTGGAGAGCAACTTCTTCAACAACATCTCTGAAGGCACGCATTTGCCACTCCGGTCTAGCCGCGCGACTGAAATGCTCATCGCCGTACAGAGTCTCGTTGAAATCACCCATGCACAACCAGGCAGAATGTGGCAATGCATACAAAGTTCTAAGGAACCGCCAGCTGTGGTGTCTGTTCTCTGCTCTAGGCGCTCCATAGAATCCTGTGAATCTCCACTCCATAGAGTTTGTATCCTTCATCCGCACCGTCGCATCAATATGGCCGGAACTGTAGTTTTTCATTTGCACATCATAGTCCTTGGACCAAAAGAGGCCAATAAATCCTCTCAGTCCCTCACTATCAACCGCAAAGCATCCCACGAAACCCAACTGGTATCGTAGATCTTCAACTCGCTTAGCCCTGATTTTGGTTTCCATAACGAACAACAGGGCGGGAACTTCGTGCTTCACAATGCTGCGAAGCTCGCGAACTGCCTCGGGGTTCCCAAGCCCCCGGCAGTTCCAGCTCATACAATTCATTGGGATCGGCATGGCTGCATCGCAGCCTCTGCCGAGTTCTCTGGTGTAGGTCTCTTTTTCTTTGCATCCCTCTCACTATCATCATCAGATGTCTCTTGGCCTTCTCCTCCCTTGGAAGTTCCATCATGAGTGCTGCTACTAGATGGGTTATTTCCATCGGTTAGGAGAAGCTGGCGACTTGCAACTGGTCGGTAAACTTGCTTTGGCACCTCTTTCCTCTTATTAGTATGTGGCTTGTTCTTTAATGGAGAGGTCACCTCAGCATGTTCCTTGCCAGCGTTGGAAGAGTTTCGTGTTTCCCTCTGACTGCTATACGCGAATTCGCCGGTTTCTTCTTGTCTTCCGATGCTCTAAGATGGGGACCAAACTGCAGCTCCCCATTCTCATCTCTCGGGCCAGGGTTGGGACAAAACAACTCTGAGTGCCCTAAACACCCGCAAGAGAAGCAAAAGTGTGGCACTTGTTCATATTGGATGTCATAGAGATCAGTTTTCCTTCTCTTGGCCGATGTTATCAAGATCCACCTCCTCAGTGGCTTCTTGACCTCTATGGAAACCCTTGCGCGCAGATATCCACCTACATGATCAAACTGGACGGAGGTAGCATCCTTGTCTATTTGCTGCGCAATTAGTTTTCCCCATGTCTCATTACGCAGATTGTATGGGAGGTTTGGAACCCTAGCCCATAAACTGAGTCGGTCGAACTGCACCTCATCGGGCCGCATGCAGTCCTTGAATTCTGCTAGGATCACCGCGTTCTTGCTGATGTACCACGGAGATCCATCCCATACCCTATCGCGATCTCGACGGGATTCAAATTCTGCCACAAAGGTATTCTCCCCATCGATCAGAATTGCAGTCCTCTAGGGTTTCCCCAAGCCGGCCGAAGCGCATTGGTTATGGTCTGGATGTGTAGAAGATGTCGACGCAAAACCCTACCCGCCAAAAGCCACTTCTCCGGATTGCCTTCATCCATGTCATCGATCACCAGTGGAGTCGCCTCCTCATCGGTGATCCCGAGTTTCCCAAGTTTCTCTTCGAGCTGAGCCCTAGCCGTCCATGGGGAGGCCGGATCCAAAGCCTGCCCCTCGCCGCCTGCAGATGTCGCCATCTCCCGCGGTGTCTCCAGTGTGCTCCACCGGATAGATCCCGCGAGCGCCGTCTTGTTCGCCGAAACCCTAGTCGCCAGAGCTGTTTAGGTTTTCGTGAAAAAACCGATTTCTAATCCTTGGCACCAAGGGACCGAGTTGACAACTGCAGTCACATCACTTGATGATAGGAACAGATACTTGACATGCATAGAACTATAGCAATAAACTTGATACGATCATATGCTACGTTcatagtttgggtcttgtccatcacatcattctcctaatgacgcgATCCCATTAtcgaatgacaactcatgtctatgactaggaaaccatagccatctttcatcaacgagctagtccggtagaggcttactagggacatgttgttgtctatgtatccacacatgtatttgagtttccgattaatacaattatagcacagataataaacaattatcatgaacaaggaaatataataataatcactttattattgcctctagggcatatttccaacaccggACAGGTGTCCAGACACTAATACGAAGCCAACCTTTCAAATCTAGCCGCAAACGTCCGGCCTACTGCCCACACGGCCAAGGCGGCCCACCTCCTCATCCGCGCCCACCATCCACCGCAGGGCAATAGGCGTCACCCCGATAGTGGTCGCCGCCACGCCACCGGTTGCACCACGCACACGTCATTACCACCATGGATCCCTTCATACCGCCGCAAGGCGCCGCCACCATGGTGCCGTCGAACCCTCCACCGGCACAGTGTCGTGGCCTGACCTCACCAGCACGCGCTGGCCACCATCGGGCAGGGGAAGAGCGACCCCGCCGCCGACGCTGACAGGGCTTTGCCCGTCAGCGCTAGCTGGCGCGCGGCGAGAGGAGGCAGGGGGAAAGGGCTAGTTGCACCAacggctagggtttcccctccgggTCGCTCACGAGAGCGACACAGGAGGGGAAGGGAACCCAACTCTTTTCTGTCTTGTGGTTGGGAGAACTAAAAATCAATGAGAACTGATTTTCCGACCTTGGAGACCAATCTTCCTTGCCAGGGATCGACCCGGTGTTGCCCCCTCTCCACCAAATGTCTAAGATCCCTCATACAAACTATTCAGTAACTAACGAGCAGCCCCAAGTAGGAAATAGGGAACGGCCAAAGTCGGCGGTTTAGAAGGTTGGCGATGGCTGATCTCTCCTGATCAGAACAACCCATCACCATAACCTCACTCTTGGTAAAATTAATCATCAACCCAGACATCTCTTGAAAAGCTATAAGAAGGAACTTCAAATTTATTATATCCAATGAAGTACCTTCAACAATAAGGATGGTATCGTTCGCATATTGCAAGTGTGAGGTTCCACCTCATGCAATTAAGTGTACCACTGCAAGTGTGAGGTTCCACCTCATGCAATTAAGTGTACCACCATCCCTCGCAAATGACTTGCACGCCTAGCTGCGTCCATAATGTCTGTGAGGCCATCAACAAGGAGATTATAACAAGAATGGAGAAAGCCCGTCACCCCGCCTCATACCCCTTGAGGGCTTAAAAAATGGACCCATCTCTCCATTAACGTTGATGGCAGTGTGCCCACTACCACCTAGCTGCATAATTCTAGTAATCCATCTATCGCTGAAGCCTTTACGCTACATAGATTCTTTGAGGAAGTGATGACTAAGCGTGTGTCATAGGCTTTATGAAAATCAATTTTGAAGAAGACCGCCTTTTGACGTCTAGTCTTAACTTCATGAATGATCTCATGAAGAGGCAGAACCCCATCATGGATCAACCGACCCTTGATGAAGGCTGATTGATTCAGATGAGTAATCCTAGCCACGACAGACACTGCCCTAATGGTGTGCACCTTGGCCAGAATGCAGAAGATCACGTCAATAACCGTGATCGGCCAGAACTGGTGGATGTTGGTTGCCCCCACTACTTTGGGGATCAATGTAAGACACCATAATTAAGCCTAAAAGCATCTAGCATCCCCCAACAAGAAGTCCCAGAAAATAACCATCACCACCCCTTTGACGGCTTTCCAGAATTTCATAAAGAATCGGAAGGGAAGCCCATCTGGCCTTGGGGTCGAATCCGACGTCATCTAATTGATCGCCGCATCAACCTCACCTCCGGAGAAGGGCTCCAGTAGACCATTGTTTTCCTCCTTGGACACCAGCAACTCATTCGGCCAGACATCCTCATGGAGGTTGACCCCTGTTCGCTCCTGGCCGCTGAAGAGACTTCTAAAAAAGCCATCAACATGAGCGTGGATTTCCACCTTGTCCCGAATCATACCAGGTTCGTCCCAAATGACAACAATCGAGGACCTTCGACGCGACCATTAGCAATGGCCTAGAAGCATGCCGTGTTGGAATCGCCTCTAGGTGTCCAATTTAAGCCGCCACGAAGATGCCAATACATTTCCATGTTCTGGAACAACGTCATGAGGTTGTCTTGTAGACCATATCGCATTATCGCTCCATCCATTCCTCACGATCAAGGCCCTGTGTATCTGCTCGGCCACAGATGGGCTAGATGGCCCCCAAGAGCTCTGCCTTTCAGATCCCTTGATCCTGCCCCAAATTGGCACCCCAATCCCTCATGAATTGCCTGGTCAACTTGGTACAATGATGCCAAATGTCTAAGACCAACATAGATCGATGAGGCGAGTCGAGAGCCTCAAACCACTTGTTTTTTACCACATTGGCAAAGCCCTCCTGGCGCATCCAGAAACATCTCAAAGTGGAATCTGGGCGGCCCGACGCAAGCAACAAGGGGACATGGTCCAAACCCACCCTAGTGACAACCCGAAGTGAAGACTGAGGGAATTGTCTCTCCCAGTCCGTGGAGCCAAAACCCTATCTAACACACTCATGTCCGTGGAGACCGAAGGAGCCCTGAAACCACGACAAACTCTAAAAGTGGAATCTGGGCGGCCCGGCGCGAGCAGCAAGAGGACATGGTCCAAACCCGCCCTAGTGACAGCCCGAAGTGACGCCAGAGGGAATTCCTCTTGTGCCTCCCAGCCCGTGGAGACCAAAACCAATTCCTCTTGTGCCTCCCAGCCCGTGGAGACCAAAACCCTATCTAGCACACTGGTGTCCGTGGAGACAAAAGGAGCCCTTCAACCACCCTATCTAGCACACTGGTGTCCGTGGAGACAAAAGGAGCCCTTTAACCACGACAAGTATTTTGAAATGGAGGAAATAGTTTTCGACACCAAATTGCCCGGAGGTTCTataagcggggcgaaagcctattTCGAGAGAAATTGCCTGGAGGGATGATGAAGCATGGATCGACAAGTTGCTGCATAACAAATCAAATAGAGAAGTAATCACAAGCTTACAACAGCATCGATTTCTCTCCACACACCAGATGCTTATTTCCATATGACAAATGATATCATGCCGGAGTATCAGGGTAGTACACAGGAATGTATCTAAAAGCCCACAAGAGGACATGAACCGGCTGCAACTATGCATATACAGATACAGGAGGACAGAGCTCACTTCTAAGATATTCAGTCCACTCCGATGATCGATTTCAAGAACCGGAGTTCTGCACTGAGTGCCATCAGGCGGTCAGAGGTATCGCTTGAGCCAATGGGGGGCTCCACGCCAACGAATATGTAAAGCCCTGCCAGTTCGCCTTCAAGTGTCGAAGAAGGCACAGCCCCGTACCCGGTTATTGTTCTTATCGTGTCGAGTTGTTCCCTCAACTGTTCTTCGGTGTAGCGAGCCTGGTCGAAACAAGGAAGATCATGCTTAGACACGGGAAAAAATATTGCACAAATATAAATCCTGCTGTGCTAGACATTACAAGTGTGCATTCAGTGTGGTAAACTGTGTTATAGGCATCCATCCAGTGAAATCCGGGAGCGACTGCGTTTGTTCACTTTAGCCTTTCCGGACATGACAACTTGTATGATTCCTACTACGGCCATGCTCACATATTCCATGCTTTAGTTTTATGTTCTTTTTCAGAGGAATGCATTTTATTTAGTTTTCCATTCATATACAATTTGAACTCTAGAACTGAAGGGGCAAGGCTAGAGTAAAATTCCAACCTCTTCTCAAACATACAAATTAGTCCTGGAGTTGCGGGTACTAGTTAAAGTCCCATAGAATTGTGGTTTTGTGTTACCTCAGCCCCAAatattgtgttttttgtgttacCTCAGTACCAAATATTGTGTATTTGTGCCACCTCTTCTCAAACATACTAATTAGGGGCAAGGAAAAGGCCAAAGCTTATAAAACTGTCCAAACTTTAAACTGGATGGGAAAAATGGGCTGAAAACATCCCAGATTAATAATTGAAGATGCATCGAATTTTCGTGGTTTTCAGATTTTTTAAGACCAAATTAGGCCAACTCTTTAGATAAACTGTCCAAATTTGAAACTTTGACCTCATTTTGAGAATTGAGATTTTTTTCCAACTTCTTAATATTTACAATTTTTTCAGTTAGCTGAGCTCAGGTCGGCTTAAGCCAAGCTCTCAAGCCGAGCCATCCCTCTAGTCACTTAAACATGGGACCCCCATGCCATATATCTCATTAAGTGACTGTGTGTTTTTCTTTACTGATTATTCCTAGAGTTGTGGGTATAAGTTAAAATCCCATAAGAGTTGTGGTTTTGTGTTACCTCAGCCCCAAATATTATGTATTTGTGCAATTTTCTCTTTAAGAAATGATGTTATCATCATGCTGTACGAACTCATAAGGCACTTACTTTCTGTATCCCCATACCACCAGATCGTGAATCTATGGTTTTACCAACTGGAAATGCCACGTTTCACGCGAACAATTCGGTTGTCATTTACTAGTAAAGCAACATAAAATTATTTGAATATAATTAAATCATGTTCTGATCATTTCATGTCGAGCTATCAAATTGTAGAAATAAATAATCAGGTAGGGTCGTTTACAACGTCAATTATTTGTAAAACCTACAGACTGGCAGTGGCTTCCAACATAAATGTTACTCTGAAGAAACAAAAGAATATTTACCATATCCCTGGTTTCCATGTCGTTGCACCATATAACAACAATTTTTATAACCATTTTTGGCCTACAGATAATCTGATTAACTGTAAGAAGCACATACGTGTCATTGACTCACCTCGTTCTCAGCAACAACTCTGCTCCTAAATGCTTCATTCCTCACTGTGTAACCCACATCACTTGACTGATCGGACAGGTCAATGATTTCTTCGCCCATGGTGGAGAAATACGGTGTGCTCCCACTGGATATTACATCTTCAGTATCATGCATAGACGCCACTGGGACAAAACAGcattccatgccttgtttgtCTACATCACCAGAATCCTTTACATTGTGTCCTGTTGCAGAAATTCCTACAATGTCACCAACATGTGCAGTTTCAACAACCACCTCTGACTCACATTCTGTGAGGTTACTCAGTGGCAGCACCTCATCTTCAGGCTTCATAGCAGCAGCAACAACGTTGACTTGCACATCAGAAATTTCCCCAATACCAAGATCTGCGGTTGAAGCACAAGCTGCAAGGTCACTCTCATGCAGCACCTCATCTTCAGGCTTCGCAGCAGCAACAATGCCGACATACACATCATTTACTTCCCCTGTAACAATATCTGGATGTAACTCAGGAGCCACAAGATTACTCGGTGACATCTCCCCACTATCTAGTGCCGCAGCTGCAATGATCTCCACTTGCACATCAACCACTTCGGCCATAACGAGATCGGTGCTCGGCGGCAGCACCTCACTTTCAGGTGCTGAAGTTACAATAATTTCCACTTGAGAATCAACCACTTCGGCCATAACAAGATTGGTGTTGCTATTAGCTTCTTCCAACACTCCCTCCACTGCAACTTCAAATCCTTCCTTGCTCTGAACCACATTGTCTTCACCATGGAACACTGGAGCTGGTGGCATGTCCTCGGCAGACTTCTTTTTCTCCATTGTTATGCCATGCTCTTTCTTATCTCCGATGTCCGATAAAAGTGAATGTTGGCCTAAATTGTGTACAGAGAATtgatcttctccctttttgtcttcatCACCTGATGCTGGCACACTCGATTCGGGAAAATAGGAACCTCGCGAATGCGTCTCCTTGGTAGACTTGTTTTCCTCTGTACTTTTGTCATCCTCTTCTTTTTCATTCCAAATTTTTGATTGAAATGGTGGTTGGCCTGAATTCTCTACAGAAACATCACCTTCTTCTCTCTTTTCCTGAACCACATTGTCTTCATCACCTGATGCCGGCACAGACGATTCATAGAACAGCATCTCCTTGGTAGACTTGTTTTCCTCTGTAGTTTTGccatcctcttcttctttttcattCAAATTCTTCGACTGAAATGATTGTTGGCTTGAATTCTGTACAGCAAATTTACCTTCTCCCTTTTCCTGGACCACATTGTCATCGTCTCCGCCTGATGCTGGCACACGCGATTCTGGAAAACAGAGGCCTTGCGACACCGTCTCCTTCATATTCTTGTTTTCCTCCATAGTTTTACCATTGCCTTCTTCTTGAGAATACATGACATCCTCTGTTTCATTCCAATTCTTTGATTGACATAGTTGCTTGCCTGATACTTGTACAGCTTCTTCGCCGTTCCCCTTTTCCTGAACCACATTATCCTCTTCTGGAAACAGTGGCTTTGCTGATGCAGGAACACCAAAGCCCCTCGGTAGTGTCTCCTTTCGAGTAGACTCCCTTCCTTCCAATGGTGTGTGCTCCTCTGTATCGTTGCCACGGTTTGACATATATGAATCACGGCCAGATTCTTGGGCAGAAAATTCACCTTGCACCTCCTCCACCTCGTCGTCGGCAAACGCAGGCGCCGATGATTCGGAAACACCAGTATCCCATGGCAGCAGCGGCGAAGTGTCGCTCTCGTTTTCTTCTTTGATGATGGCCTGCTCTGTTTCAGTATCCAAATAGCCAAACACCGGAGCCTCTTCCGACACCGTCTCCTTGGTAGGCTTATTTTCCTCCATAATTTCCCCATCCTCCTTTTCTTTTTCACCAAAATTCTTTGACTGAAATTGCTGGCCTGAATTTTGTACAGAAAACTCATCTTCTCCCTTCTCCTGGACCACAATGTCGTCGTCACCACCGGACGCTGGCACACCCAATTCAGGAAAATAGAAGCTCTGCGACACCGTCTCCTTTGCAGGCCTGTTTTCCTCCATAGTTCTGTCATCCTCTTCATTGTTTATAGAACACACGCCATCCTCTTTTTCCTTCCAATTGTTTGATTGCAGTAATTGTTGGTCTGAATTCAGCACAGAGAATTCATCTTCTCCTCTTTTCTGAACTAGA is drawn from Aegilops tauschii subsp. strangulata cultivar AL8/78 chromosome 1, Aet v6.0, whole genome shotgun sequence and contains these coding sequences:
- the LOC109732211 gene encoding uncharacterized protein is translated as MSMVLDEVESAGTHGQDCLPHSSSPGRSAAAAGGGGGGNNDSWARELLRRGWGLTRTAAIAGAAATAAPVVAPPLLVLSAAGVALSVPFAAYLASLAAANHLTGALLRSCQPPPQPCPQEYDDLEQEFLDASEGYGQEAPVFGHLDTVTGQGIVEEEDGSDTSLPLSRDPGALADDEVEGEFSAQEFSAPSKPLFQEEDTLVQKRGEDEFSVLNSDQQLLQSNNWKEKEDGVCSINNEEDDRTMEENRPAKETVSQSFYFPELGVPASGGDDDIVVQEKGEDEFSVQNSGQQFQSKNFGEKEKEDGEIMEENKPTKETVSEEAPVFGYLDTETEQAIIKEENESDTSPLLPWDTGVSESSAPAFADDEVEEVQGEFSAQESGRDSYMSNRGNDTEEHTPLEGRESTRKETLPRGFGVPASAKPLFPEEDNVVQEKGNGEEAVQVSGKQLCQSKNWNETEDVMYSQEEGNGKTMEENKNMKETVSQGLCFPESRVPASGGDDDNVVQEKGEGKFAVQNSSQQSFQSKNLNEKEEEDGKTTEENKSTKEMLFYESSVPASGDEDNVVQEKREEGDVSVENSGQPPFQSKIWNEKEEDDKSTEENKSTKETHSRGSYFPESSVPASGDEDKKGEDQFSVHNLGQHSLLSDIGDKKEHGITMEKKKSAEDMPPAPVFHGEDNVVQSKEGFEVAVEGVLEEANSNTNLVMAEVVDSQVEIIVTSAPESEVLPPSTDLVMAEVVDVQVEIIAAAALDSGEMSPSNLVAPELHPDIVTGEVNDVYVGIVAAAKPEDEVLHESDLAACASTADLGIGEISDVQVNVVAAAMKPEDEVLPLSNLTECESEVVVETAHVGDIVGISATGHNVKDSGDVDKQGMECCFVPVASMHDTEDVISSGSTPYFSTMGEEIIDLSDQSSDVGYTVRNEAFRSRVVAENEARYTEEQLREQLDTIRTITGYGAVPSSTLEGELAGLYIFVGVEPPIGSSDTSDRLMALSAELRFLKSIIGVD